The Polynucleobacter sp. MWH-CaK5 region CAAATTAATTGTTGGCCTTGGTAACCCTGGCACCAAACACGAAAAAGATCGGCACAATGCTGGCTTTTGGTTGCTAGATGAAATCGCACGCCTGCACCAAGGCAACTGGCAAGATGATCCGAAATTTTTTGGGCAAATCTCTAAAGTTAAATTAGGGTCTGAAGATACCTACCTTTTAAAGCCTTCAACCTTTATGAATCGAAGCGGGCAAGCAGTTGCTGCCTTGTGCCGCTTTCATAAAATAAATCCAGACTCGATGCTGATCGTTCACGATGAACTTGACTTAAAGCCTGGCGTTGCGCGCCTGAAGTGGGCTGGCGGCTTGGGTGGGCACAATGGTTTAAAAGATATCAGCGCGCACATGAATACCAATGACTACTGGCGCCTAAGACTTGGCATTGGTCATCCACGAGACTCTGAAGAAGGTAAAAGAAATTTAGATGTGGCTGATTATGTTCTTAAAAAACCACGCCTTGAAGAACAAATCGATATTGATCGAGCGATGTCTTCTTTTTTAAAGGTCATGCCACTGATTGCAAAGAATGACATGAACGCAGCCACCATGGAGCTGCACAGCAATACTTGATTAGCTGGTTTTGCCAGTGAGATTTTTGTATTTTTGCATCAACTGATCTTTGCTCTCCACATGCTCTGGATGAAGTGGGATGCAGTCCACTGGACACACTTGACGACACTGCGGCACCTCGTAATGACCAACACACTCCGTGCACTTATTATGGTCAATCTCATAGATTTCTAAACCCATGGTGATTGCATCATTCGGGCACTCAGGCTCACACACATCACAATTGATGCATTCGTCCGTAATCATCAGCGCCATTGATATACCCTAGATAATGTCATTAAATCTTTTTAGCTAGCCATTTTTCCACTGAAGGAAATACAAACTTGCTCACGTCGCCACCCAGAAGGGCGATTTCTCGAACAAATGTTCCAGAAATAAATTGGTACTGATCTGAAGGCGTCAAGAACAAGGTCTCAACATCAGGCAATAAATAACGATTCATGCCAGCCATTTGAAACTCATACTCAAAATCAGAAACCGCTCTCAAACCACGAACAATCACACGAGCATTGTTCTTTCTCACAAAATCTTTTAATAAACCACTAAAGCCTTCAACACGCACATTCGTGTAATGACTCAAAACTTCACGAGAAATTTCAAGGCGTTCATCAAGAGTAAAAATTGGTTTTTTATTTTTGCTATCAGCAACACCCACAACCACTTCATCAAAAATAGACGATGCGCGGCGAACCAAATCTTCGTGCCCCCTGGTAAAGGGATCAAATGTTCCTGGATATACAGCGATTGCCATGGTGCTCTCCCAACCTTAACCAACTTATATTGTTTTAGGTGCCATCAAAGTACCAATTGCCACCCCGGAACGTATGGTACGACGAATTTCCCAAAAATCACCATATTCTGCAATTTCTTTCAATAATTTTTCGGGATCGATTTCTTTAGGGTGTTCGATATAAATGGCAGATTCGCTATTTTTCTTGGTTATCCTGACCGCTTGCTTAAGGGCATCAATAAACAAGCCTGCTTCTAAAAATGGGGGGTCAATGAAGCAAATATCAATTGAATTATCTGGCTGCTTAGAAGCGCTTGCGATGGCATTGCCCTTGATGAACTCCGCAACCCCCAAAGACCCATCTTTGCTTAAATTTAGATAGTTCTCTTTTAATGCATCGTATGCTTGTTTGGAGGCATCGATCATGGTGACCTTTTGAGCGCCGCGAGACAGGGCCTCAAAACCCAAAGCACCAGTGCCCGCAAACATATCAAAACAAATCAAATCATCGACGCGCTGCCCCAAACAATTGAATAGGGTTTCTCTGGTTCTATCTGCTGTTGGTCTTAATCCTGGTGAGTCAATCACCTTGATGGATCTGCCTCTCCAAGCACCGCCAATGATTCTGACCTTGCCGGGTGTCATGGAGCCCCAACCACCACAGTCACCATCTGATTCACATCCAAATTCTTTTTGAATGCAGCAACCACCTGCTCTTTAGTCACTTTGCGCAGTTGATTGGTCCACTGATCAAGAGTATCTAAAGGCAAATCATTCCAAGCAATACTTGAGACGTTATCCAAAATTTTTCGATTGCTATCAATTCTCAGAGGAAAACCATTCACGAGATTATTTTTAGCGGCTTGAAGTTCTTCATCAGTTGGTCCATTGGCAATGAAATCACCAATGGTCTTTTTCATCACATCCACTGCTAAATCGGCTTGAGCTTTTTGAGTTTGCATGCCTGCCACATAAGGACCAATTTGTCTTCCAGGTGCTACATAGCTATAGACGCTATAAGCCAAACCTCTTTTTTCACGAACCTCTTTAACCAGGCGCGAAACAAATCCACCACCACCCAAAATGTAATTGCCCACCAACATTGGGAAGTAATCTGGATCCTTCCTCGCAATAGCAGGCATGCCCATTGAGATATGCGCCTGTTGCGCCTCATGTGGAATCTTGATAACTAGGTTTGATTCTTTATTTTTATCAAATTTCACAACATCAGGAACTTGTTGCTGCTCTTTCATCTCTTTAGGTATGGATGACATCAATCGATCAAGCAGCTGATCTAATTCAGCACGTCCAATATCACCCACAACGGTGATCTTGCTTCCTTTTGCGGCATACCTTGAGGCATAAAAACGCTTAAGGTCCTCAGATTTAATTGCTTGAATTGTTTTAACTGTTGGCGAATCAGCAAAAGGATGCTGGCCATAGATTTGACGATCAAATTCTTTTGACAATTTTGTCTCAGGCTTTAAGTCAGCCTCTTTAATTGCTGACACTGTGCGCTCTTGTTCTCTCTTGAGAATTTTAGAATCGAACACTGGGGCCTTCAGCACAGAACTTGCCAAATCAATCGCTGCCACTTTTTTCTTTTCATCACTCAAGGTACGCAAACGCATGCTGGCTCGCTCAGCACTGGCGCTGAAACTCAAACCTGCCCCAAGATCTGCTAAACGATCAGATACAGACGCCTCAGACATTAAGCGCCCATTGACCATGGAACCCTTGTCGATCAGGCCTGCTGTCATAGCGGCCAATCCCAACTGATGCTTTGGGTCATTCACTGAACCAGCGTACCAATCAATTTGTAAATCAATCATCGGTATGGTTCTGGCTTCAACCAAATAAACCAAAGCGCCACTACTGTGCACCCAATGATTGATGACTGCATTTGCTTGAGCCAGCGTTGTGGCAAAACTTAAAACAATGATTGCTAGTAATTTTTTCATCTTAGTGCCTCATTCCTGAAGGCATGGCTTGTGGTCGATCTTTCTTTTGACTCGCCTGCTGATCCAAAGTAGCCACAGTTAATGAATCATCGATGAAATATTTCTCAACCACTCGTTGAATATCTTTTGATTGAACTTTTTGAACATTTAGCACCATGTCGTCTAAATACTTCCATGAAATACCGTTCATCTCGGCCATTGCAATTTCCATGGCCTGCGCAAAGATTGAGTCTCTCTTATAAATTTGAGAGGACACCAACTGTGATTTAACACGATCTAACTCAGTATCACTCACGCCCTTGGTTTTAATATCTGCCAGTATTTTTCTGATGTTTTCTTCGATGGCAGTCAAACTTTTTCCTTTAGCAAGACTTGCTGAAATTGAAAATAATTGCGGCCCCCTTCCAGACATCCCGTATGAAGCATCGACACTATCAGCCAAGCGTTGATCTCTCACCATTTGTCGATTCAATCTAGAGTTTGCGTGACCATCCAAAATTGCAGACAGCACACTCAAAGCATAAGGATCCATGGCATTCAAATCACTTGGTTCAATTTTTGGCACTTTCCATGCAAAGGTAATTTCTGGATTTTCTGCGGGAGCCTTCACAATAATTCTTCTGATTCCAATTTGAGGAATCTCAAGCTGAGGCTTTCTTTCCTTGATTTTTTTCGCCGGAATTGGTCCATAGTATTTTTCTGCTAAGGCTTTGACATCCTCTGGCATCACATCGCCACTCACCACCAAGACAGCATTGTTTGGTGCATACCAATCCTGATACCACTCAAGAGCGTCCTCGTAAGTCATGTTTTTCAAATCATCCATCCAACCAATGATCGGATGACGATAAGAACTATTGGTGAATGCCGCTGCCATCAATTGCTCATAAACAATGGCCCTTGACTGATCATCTGTTCTCAAGCGTCGCTCTTCCATCACCACTTGGATTTCTTTTGCAAACTCTTCTTTATCAATTCGCAGGTTCTGCATGCGATCAGCTTCCAATGCCATCATGGCTGGCAGATGACTTTTTTCAATTTGCTGAAAATAGGCGGTGTAGTCCTTGCTCGTGAACGCATTGTCACGGCCACCAACGGCTGCTACTTTTTTAGAAAACTCGCCCGGCTTTAAATGTTTGGTGCCCTTGAACATCATGTGCTCTAGCACATGAGCCACGCCTGTTTTGCCATTGACCTCATCCATAGATCCTGCGCGATACCAAACCATGTGAGCCACAGTTGGCGCACGATGATCTTCTCGAACAATCACCCTCATTCCATTGGATAGCAAAAACTCATGAGTGTTCAGAGCTTTCGGGGAAGCATTTTGTGCATGCCCACCAAATGAAATAATGGCGGCACCAAAAAAAGTTAGCGCTCTAACTGCAAGGGTTGTTAATATGCTCATAATTAATCAATTGTATCGGTCATGTTCGGATTACGTAAAACCTTATCAAACCTATTTAATCTTCAAAAAGTTGATGAACAATGGTACGAATCCCTAGAAGAAGCACTTCTATTGGGAGATGTTGGCATGAGTGCCACTCAAACCCTGATCAGTCAACTTCGCCGTGAAGCAAAAAATCAAAAAGCTGAATCTGCTGATGATCTAAAGGTCATTCTAGCCACATTGGTCGAAAACCTCTTAAGCAAACTTGAAAGACCCCAAAATCCGCTGGATTTATTACCCGGCAATTCAGGGCAACCGACTGTATGGCTGATCGTAGGGGTCAATGGGGCTGGTAAAACAACCAGCATTGGCAAAATTTGTCATCACTTTCAACAATCTGGGCACAAGGTCTTACTAGGCGCCGGCGACACCTTTAGAGCAGCTGCCAGAGAACAGCTCATTGCTTGGGGTGAGCGAAATCAAGTAGCAGTCATTGCTCAAGAGAGTGGTGATGCTGCTGCAGTCGCCCACGATGCCGTTAAGGCTGGTCAATCGCGTCAGCAAGACATAGTCATCATTGACACTGCTGGCAGACTATCCACTCAAGCGCACCTGATGGATGAGCTCAAGAAAGTCAAACGAGTGATCGGCAAGGCACAAGAATCGGCCCCACACGAGACCATTTTGGTGATTGATGGCAACACAGGTCAAAATGGCATGGCTCAAGTAAAGGCCTTTCATGAGGCCCTCAATTTATCGGCCATCATTGTCACCAAACTTGATGGAACCGCTAAAGGCGGTATTTTGTGTGCGATTGCTTCGGAGTTATCCGAGAACCCTCCAAGTGTTCTGGCCATTGGACTTGGTGAACAAATGTCTGATTTAAAGCCATTCAAGGCCTCAGAATTTGCTAAATCCTTGATTCCAAAATAATTTATTCCTATATAAATCATATGGTTATACATTAATTAGCACTCTAATATCAGGAGTGCTAATATAGAGGTATGACAAATATGAATGCCATGATTCCAATGCAATTGAATGTCGGCAGTGTTGATGCCTACATTTCAAGCGTTAATCGTCTGCCGATGCTCAGCGCAGCGGACGAGATTCGCCTTGCTCGTGAATACAGGGATCATGAAAACCTAGACGCAGCCAAAACCTTGGTGATGTCACACCTTCGTTTGGTGGTGTCTATTGCTCGCCAATACCTTGGCTATGGCATCCCTCACGCGGACTTGATCCAAGAAGGCAATATTGGTCTTATGAAAGCAGTGAAACGCTACGACCCTGAACAAGGCACTCGCTTGGTGACTTATTCGATTCATTGGATCAAAGCAGAAATTCATGAATACATTCTTCGCAACTGGAGAATGGTCAAAATTGCTACAACCAAAGCTCACCGCAAATTATTTTTTAATTTGCGCAGCAACAAACCAACGTTAAACGCACTTTCCCCTTCTGAAATTGATCATCTTGCAAAAGCATTGGATGTTCGCCAAGAAGATGTACGAGAGATGGAGAAACGATTGAGCGGTGGTGATGTGGCTATTGAGGCAGACTCATCAGATGATGACGCCTATGCTCCAATCAACTGGTTATCAGACACCCGCTACGAACCAACCGAAGTATTGGCTCGTGAAGAAACACGTCAAATACAAGGTCCAGGTATTGAAAAGGCCTTGGCAAGTCTAGATGAGCGCAGTCGCAAGATTGTGGCATCGCGCTGGTTAGATGTAACAGACGACGGCACAGGTGGAAGCACCTTGCATGATCTTGCTGCAGAATTCAATATTTCTGCAGAACGCGTGCGTCAAATCGAAGCAGCTGCGTTAAAAAAAATGAAGTTAGCATTAACTGCTTAACCTCATTTTTAACTCAACCGCTTCATTCAAAAATAATTCAAAGTAACTTTTTCAAATCTTCTGCAATGGGCTTAGGTCCCTGCTGATGCTTCAAAAATAATCTTAGCTGACCCTTTGTGTCAAACACATAACTACCCGCTGTGTGATCGATGGTGTAGCTTGTAGGGCTCTTTCCTGGCACCTTGCTATAAAAGACTTTGAAGTCTTTGGTGATCTTCTCTAACTCTTCTGCTGATTGCGGTCTTAAGCCCAAAAAGCGCTTATCAAAAGATGGCACATACTGAGATAAAAGTTCCTGGGTATCACGCTCTGGATCAACAGTGACAAACATTACCTGCACACGACTAGCATCCTTACCTAACAACTCCATCACGCCTTGCATTTCAGTCATAGTTGTTGGGCAAACGTCTGGGCACTGCGTGTAACCATAGAACATCACCACCAATTGTCCTTTGAACTCTGATAACTCTCTTCTCTTGCCGTTATGGTCAGTCAAAGAAAAATCTTTACCGAATGCCTTGCTACCCGTGATGTCCACATTATTAAATTTAATGTTTTGATTGGAGCAGGCCATGACACCAAAGACAGTCAAGAGAGCCAGTAAAGCGCGCGCAAAAAAGCGCTGGTTAAGTATTTGAAATGTCATAGGTAGTGATCGATTAAAAGGGCCGCAAATAATAATGAAAGATAAATGATTGAAAATCTAAACGTACGTTTAGCGAGATCGTCTGAGTAATTTCTATAAAGTGCAATGGCATAAGCCAAGAACATACCACCCAGCACCAAAGCGGATGCCAAATAAAAATAACCGCTCATCTTATAAATAAATGGCAGGATTGTGGCTGCGATCAGAACCAATGTGTAGAGCAAGATGTGCAACAGTGTGAATCTTTCGCCATGCGTGACTGGCAACATGGGTAAGCCAGATTGCTTGTAATCTTCACGACGGTACAAAGCCAAGGCCCAGAAATGTGGTGGCGTCCAAGTAAAGATGATCAAGACCAACAACCAAGCTTCAGCAGGTAAATCATTGGCCACAGCCGCCCATCCTAAAGCTGGTGGCATAGCCCCAGACAAACCACCAATCACAATATTCTGTGGCGTTGCAGGCTTGAGCAACAAAGTGTAAATAATTGCATAGCCAACAAAAGTGATGAGTGTTGCCCACATGGTCAATGGATTAGCAAAATTCCATAACAAGACCATGCCCGCCACACCGATCACCAATGCAAACACAATGATTTGTTTTTGACCAATCTCGCCAGTGGCTGAAGGTCGCCAAGCAGTTCTTCGCATCTTGGCATCAAGCTTTTGCTCAACCAAACAATTCACAGCAAAGGCTGCGCCAGCCAATAACCAAATACCAATAGAGCCGCCGATCAATACAGACCAAGGGACCATTCCAGGGGTTGCTAAAAACATACCGATGATGGCGCAAAAAACAGCGAGCTGTGTCACCCTGGGCTTGGTCAAAGCCCAGTACTGTTGCCACTTTTTCATTGGCGCTAAATTAGCTTGAGTCATGAAGAAAGCCTTTCATGATCAATGTTAACAACTCTGATCATCACAAATACCATCGCCGCAGCACCTCCTGTATGCAGCACAGCTGCAAGCAATGGCCAGTCCAAAATAATATTGCTCATGCCAGTGATCACTTGCAAGAGACCTAGGCCAAATAATGAGGTTGCCCAAAACTTCATAGATGATGTCGAATTGGTTTTTGAAATTAGCCACAACTTGGCAGCCAAGTAAAAAACTGCCAGGACTGCAAAAATTGCGCCGACTCGATGAGTCCAATGAATGGCTCTTAAGGCTTCAATGCTTAAGTGATCTCCATCGGCTGCCTTACCAAGCTCACGCCAGAAGGTAAATCCTTCAGAGAAATTCATCTCAGGATACCAAGCCCCATGACACAGTGGAAAATCATCACAGGCTAAAACTGCATAATTGGTACTCACCCAGCCGCCCAAGAAAATCTGCAGAATCAAAATGGCTAAAACAATCCAGGCAATTTTCTTAAATGGCACATCAGTTTTAACGGCTCTCAAATCCCCATGCGAATCCAAACGCGCACTCAAGCTTGATAAATAAGTCAGCGCAGCCAATAAAGTTAATCCCAGCATCAAATGAATCGTGACAATCACTGGTTGTAACTTGAGCGTCACAGTCCATGCACCAAATGCACCTTGAACACACACCAAGATCAAAATACCGATCGATGTACTGCTGATTTTTGCACCAATGGCCTGCTTCTTCATCCAGGACCAAACAACCATGATGATGATTAAAAATCCAACACCCATGGCAAAGTAACGATGCAGCATTTCTATCCATGCCTTACTCAAAGTCACCGGGCCTGTTGGCATCATGCTTTCAGCCTCACGTATTTGAGATAGAGCAGCAATTGGATTTGATACGCCATAACAACCAGGCCAATCAGGACAACCCAATCCTGAATCGGTTAATCGTGTGAAGGCGCCAAACAAAATCAAATCAAAGGTGAAAAATACAGTCAACAAAACCAAGCGATGGAAACTAAATTTCTTGAATTTCCACCACATGATCAACAACAAAACTGCGCCAATAGCGGCACCGATCAACAACAACTGAATCCAGGCGATGAAGCTCATTATTGTGTGGCCTTACCGGTAGCATTCCACTTCAACAACTTTTCCAAATCCTTGGATGTCTTTTTAAAGTCAGGAACTTCTTTATCAGTCGCAAATCGCATCATTCTGTCAGCACGTGGATCTAATAAATGAATCGCTGATTTTTTTCCATCAAGCTCAAGCCATTTTTCAACTTCATTCTTTTTAGCTGGATCTTTTGGCATTCTCACAAAAGTAAATCCTGCCACCTCATGGTCATAGGCCTTAGCAATCTCAGGATCAATATCACCCTGATCGGTCACCAACCAAACCAACTGCACCCTCTGACTCTCTCGGCCCATAGCAATACGAACCTGACGCATCAAATAAAGCAATTGAACGCACTGATCATTACCAACTTTGCACTCAGCAGCTGGACGAGCGATCAACATGGTCCACTTACCTTGTAATGGCGCCTCAATTGAATCTATCGGTGCAGCTTGAACTGGATAAACAAGTTCTCCAATTTTTGTATTACCGCCTGTTGGCTTGATCACATAAAAAGTGAAGTAAGAAACCAATACTGGAGCTGCGCACACCAAAAATAACAAGATCATCTGAATACGTCCACGCTTGGTGGCCGCATCAATTCTTTGCCCTTCCGAAGCTGGAATCAGTGGATTTAAATCACTGTCTTTATTCATCAATTTTTTTCCTTAAGAGACCTGTTATTAACCAAAATACGAGAGCTAAGACCGTTAAAGCAAACCACTGAAATGCATAACCCTGATGCTTTTCAACGCCAGTGGTCATTGACGGCCAATCTCTTTGCAATCCATCATTATTTGCTGTTGCGACTTCTCTCAAAACAAAGGGCAAATAATCGAAACCCACATACTTTGATTGTTTTTTAATATCAAGATTTTGCTGAATTTTTTGACTTTCTGCTGAGGAACCTTGAGTGCCCATACTCATGACGCGTGTAGGATACTCAAATGCCAAACCTTCCACCTGAACAGAGCCTGTAGGCGTATGGATGGTTGGTAAGGTCTCTCGGTTCATGCCATCTCTTGGAGCCCAGCCACGGTTAACCCACAACACTCTTTGAGTACCTTCGAGCTTCAGAGGTGTCATCACTAAAAACCCTGTGGATATACCTGTCTTTGGATCTCTTCCCTGAGGGTGCGGTCTATTCTCCAACCACACAGATTGATCGGCCAAATAAACACCCCTTGCGATCATCCTGTGGTGCTTTACTTCACTCAATTGCCAATCTTTATCATTCGCCAACAAGGGGCGTGATTCTTCTTTTTTAGCAATATCTGCTGCAAGCGTTAATTTTTGCTGCATTCGATCTAATTGCCAAAAACCCAAAGACAATCCTATTGAGCAAACAATCATGGTTGCGGCTGTTGCTATCGGACGTGATAAAACTAATCTTTTAAACATAAAGCAATGATACGATGTACCCCTATGAATTGGATTATCCCTATAGCTTTCTTGTTAATTTTGGGCAGCCTTGGCTCCGCCTTGTTTTTTATGATGCGTGATAAAGGCAAAAGCTCAAAAACTGTTTATTCTCTGATGCTTCGCATTGGCATATCGATTTTGCTCTTTGCTGGCATTTGGATTGCTCAT contains the following coding sequences:
- the pth gene encoding aminoacyl-tRNA hydrolase, producing the protein MFKLIVGLGNPGTKHEKDRHNAGFWLLDEIARLHQGNWQDDPKFFGQISKVKLGSEDTYLLKPSTFMNRSGQAVAALCRFHKINPDSMLIVHDELDLKPGVARLKWAGGLGGHNGLKDISAHMNTNDYWRLRLGIGHPRDSEEGKRNLDVADYVLKKPRLEEQIDIDRAMSSFLKVMPLIAKNDMNAATMELHSNT
- the rpoH gene encoding RNA polymerase sigma factor RpoH, translated to MTNMNAMIPMQLNVGSVDAYISSVNRLPMLSAADEIRLAREYRDHENLDAAKTLVMSHLRLVVSIARQYLGYGIPHADLIQEGNIGLMKAVKRYDPEQGTRLVTYSIHWIKAEIHEYILRNWRMVKIATTKAHRKLFFNLRSNKPTLNALSPSEIDHLAKALDVRQEDVREMEKRLSGGDVAIEADSSDDDAYAPINWLSDTRYEPTEVLAREETRQIQGPGIEKALASLDERSRKIVASRWLDVTDDGTGGSTLHDLAAEFNISAERVRQIEAAALKKMKLALTA
- a CDS encoding SCO family protein; the encoded protein is MTFQILNQRFFARALLALLTVFGVMACSNQNIKFNNVDITGSKAFGKDFSLTDHNGKRRELSEFKGQLVVMFYGYTQCPDVCPTTMTEMQGVMELLGKDASRVQVMFVTVDPERDTQELLSQYVPSFDKRFLGLRPQSAEELEKITKDFKVFYSKVPGKSPTSYTIDHTAGSYVFDTKGQLRLFLKHQQGPKPIAEDLKKLL
- a CDS encoding SURF1 family protein; the encoded protein is MFKRLVLSRPIATAATMIVCSIGLSLGFWQLDRMQQKLTLAADIAKKEESRPLLANDKDWQLSEVKHHRMIARGVYLADQSVWLENRPHPQGRDPKTGISTGFLVMTPLKLEGTQRVLWVNRGWAPRDGMNRETLPTIHTPTGSVQVEGLAFEYPTRVMSMGTQGSSAESQKIQQNLDIKKQSKYVGFDYLPFVLREVATANNDGLQRDWPSMTTGVEKHQGYAFQWFALTVLALVFWLITGLLRKKIDE
- the ftsY gene encoding signal recognition particle-docking protein FtsY; the encoded protein is MFGLRKTLSNLFNLQKVDEQWYESLEEALLLGDVGMSATQTLISQLRREAKNQKAESADDLKVILATLVENLLSKLERPQNPLDLLPGNSGQPTVWLIVGVNGAGKTTSIGKICHHFQQSGHKVLLGAGDTFRAAAREQLIAWGERNQVAVIAQESGDAAAVAHDAVKAGQSRQQDIVIIDTAGRLSTQAHLMDELKKVKRVIGKAQESAPHETILVIDGNTGQNGMAQVKAFHEALNLSAIIVTKLDGTAKGGILCAIASELSENPPSVLAIGLGEQMSDLKPFKASEFAKSLIPK
- a CDS encoding twin transmembrane helix small protein; the protein is MNWIIPIAFLLILGSLGSALFFMMRDKGKSSKTVYSLMLRIGISILLFAGIWIAHTLGYIQSTGIRVAA
- a CDS encoding heme A synthase — protein: MSFIAWIQLLLIGAAIGAVLLLIMWWKFKKFSFHRLVLLTVFFTFDLILFGAFTRLTDSGLGCPDWPGCYGVSNPIAALSQIREAESMMPTGPVTLSKAWIEMLHRYFAMGVGFLIIIMVVWSWMKKQAIGAKISSTSIGILILVCVQGAFGAWTVTLKLQPVIVTIHLMLGLTLLAALTYLSSLSARLDSHGDLRAVKTDVPFKKIAWIVLAILILQIFLGGWVSTNYAVLACDDFPLCHGAWYPEMNFSEGFTFWRELGKAADGDHLSIEALRAIHWTHRVGAIFAVLAVFYLAAKLWLISKTNSTSSMKFWATSLFGLGLLQVITGMSNIILDWPLLAAVLHTGGAAAMVFVMIRVVNIDHERLSS
- the coaD gene encoding pantetheine-phosphate adenylyltransferase → MAIAVYPGTFDPFTRGHEDLVRRASSIFDEVVVGVADSKNKKPIFTLDERLEISREVLSHYTNVRVEGFSGLLKDFVRKNNARVIVRGLRAVSDFEYEFQMAGMNRYLLPDVETLFLTPSDQYQFISGTFVREIALLGGDVSKFVFPSVEKWLAKKI
- the rsmD gene encoding 16S rRNA (guanine(966)-N(2))-methyltransferase RsmD produces the protein MTPGKVRIIGGAWRGRSIKVIDSPGLRPTADRTRETLFNCLGQRVDDLICFDMFAGTGALGFEALSRGAQKVTMIDASKQAYDALKENYLNLSKDGSLGVAEFIKGNAIASASKQPDNSIDICFIDPPFLEAGLFIDALKQAVRITKKNSESAIYIEHPKEIDPEKLLKEIAEYGDFWEIRRTIRSGVAIGTLMAPKTI
- a CDS encoding pitrilysin family protein; this encodes MSILTTLAVRALTFFGAAIISFGGHAQNASPKALNTHEFLLSNGMRVIVREDHRAPTVAHMVWYRAGSMDEVNGKTGVAHVLEHMMFKGTKHLKPGEFSKKVAAVGGRDNAFTSKDYTAYFQQIEKSHLPAMMALEADRMQNLRIDKEEFAKEIQVVMEERRLRTDDQSRAIVYEQLMAAAFTNSSYRHPIIGWMDDLKNMTYEDALEWYQDWYAPNNAVLVVSGDVMPEDVKALAEKYYGPIPAKKIKERKPQLEIPQIGIRRIIVKAPAENPEITFAWKVPKIEPSDLNAMDPYALSVLSAILDGHANSRLNRQMVRDQRLADSVDASYGMSGRGPQLFSISASLAKGKSLTAIEENIRKILADIKTKGVSDTELDRVKSQLVSSQIYKRDSIFAQAMEIAMAEMNGISWKYLDDMVLNVQKVQSKDIQRVVEKYFIDDSLTVATLDQQASQKKDRPQAMPSGMRH
- a CDS encoding YfhL family 4Fe-4S dicluster ferredoxin; translation: MALMITDECINCDVCEPECPNDAITMGLEIYEIDHNKCTECVGHYEVPQCRQVCPVDCIPLHPEHVESKDQLMQKYKNLTGKTS
- the cyoE gene encoding heme o synthase yields the protein MTQANLAPMKKWQQYWALTKPRVTQLAVFCAIIGMFLATPGMVPWSVLIGGSIGIWLLAGAAFAVNCLVEQKLDAKMRRTAWRPSATGEIGQKQIIVFALVIGVAGMVLLWNFANPLTMWATLITFVGYAIIYTLLLKPATPQNIVIGGLSGAMPPALGWAAVANDLPAEAWLLVLIIFTWTPPHFWALALYRREDYKQSGLPMLPVTHGERFTLLHILLYTLVLIAATILPFIYKMSGYFYLASALVLGGMFLAYAIALYRNYSDDLAKRTFRFSIIYLSLLFAALLIDHYL
- a CDS encoding pitrilysin family protein → MKKLLAIIVLSFATTLAQANAVINHWVHSSGALVYLVEARTIPMIDLQIDWYAGSVNDPKHQLGLAAMTAGLIDKGSMVNGRLMSEASVSDRLADLGAGLSFSASAERASMRLRTLSDEKKKVAAIDLASSVLKAPVFDSKILKREQERTVSAIKEADLKPETKLSKEFDRQIYGQHPFADSPTVKTIQAIKSEDLKRFYASRYAAKGSKITVVGDIGRAELDQLLDRLMSSIPKEMKEQQQVPDVVKFDKNKESNLVIKIPHEAQQAHISMGMPAIARKDPDYFPMLVGNYILGGGGFVSRLVKEVREKRGLAYSVYSYVAPGRQIGPYVAGMQTQKAQADLAVDVMKKTIGDFIANGPTDEELQAAKNNLVNGFPLRIDSNRKILDNVSSIAWNDLPLDTLDQWTNQLRKVTKEQVVAAFKKNLDVNQMVTVVVGAP